Sequence from the Ascaphus truei isolate aAscTru1 chromosome 3, aAscTru1.hap1, whole genome shotgun sequence genome:
cttatccgattgccaattattgggaGTCAgaaagaaatttatttttccccttatgagatcttTGGATGATATTTTACTAGGGTTTTtggttgccttcctctggatcaataaactgCAAGTATGAATAAAGTATCGGTCGTCTAAATTTAGGATGTATTTTTTTCAACGTCATCTATGTATACCACCCATTATTTCAGTGTCATGTATCTACTGTACTCTAAGCACTTCAATTGACTCCCCAAAATTGCAAAGTGGAGCAAATCACTGACATGTAGGTGGAAGAAGAAAGTGCCTCTTTAATACCATTATTCATTTAATATGCTGTAAATTAATTTTCCCATGCTGGAGACcattttagtcccattcatttgaaaagATCCTACTCTCTTCTCTAGCACTGGAAAGCATTTTCACAGTAAgtttttattatttatgtataaaaaaaatatgctTTAGTGAACGTTGTTCCAAAACTGCAATTCCATAGAGACCgcagtatttttatttatttttggcggCTTAGTGATATTTTCTGATGCAAGCTTTCAGCGCCTCTCAGGGACCTGAAGAAGGGAGGCTAGTAGCCATTACTTGCATGAAAATAAAACCCAGTAAATAAAAACGTTATAAATCTTTACCCAACTAGGTGTTGGTTTAAACAATCTAGTTtccctttagattgtaagctctctcgCGCCGTTATTAGCCTCCGTATTGGTTTGTGCTTTGATCTACAACAGTTTATGTAACTTACATCTCTGTAACCCTATTGTACCATGCTGCGGTACATATTGGTGCTTCACAAAATCAAACTAATAACTAATTTTGTATTAGCTAATCTAGTAGACAGTTTTTAAACAGAAACGAGATTATGTTTAagtccttttattttttttaaccatacatgaaaaaaacaaaacaaaaaaaaaacaaaagaaaacttAAACATACGCTTTACATATGGGGACGTCGTAAATTGTCACATGACAAAGTCCACAGGGATCCAAGCAGACCGGCCCGAAATGTCATCTACTTTATTGCTGCAGAGCTTAGATGGAGTTTAAATGGATTCTATTTTGCACCATTGCATTAAAGAAATCATTTTTCTTATTCAAAAGTAGCCTACAAATGAGGGTGCATAGTGAATGCTACTATAGTGCTTCAACTGCAAAATGTGAATACAAGACCAAATTATTTAGCATTAATGTTAAGAataccaacaaaaaaaaaccgccaCACATGCCAGTAGCATCTGACTGGCACGAAAATGGTTGCGTTGGCTAAACACATTTTTAGCTGTCTAATACTCTGAGCTCCTTATGTAAAATATGGACAGTCATTCAACTGACCCTTCAGTTGTGTAGGAGTCTACAAATCTGTTCTGGAAACCCCTCAAAAAACAGCGTGGGTCCCAGATGGTGGCACTATAGAAAGAGTACATGATACAGGCATAATCTCTGAATAGATCTTCATTAAAGATGACATTTGCAGATAGTCTGTTAAAGTGATCACTCATCAGTGCTGCAGTAGCTGCCCCTAACATGGAGTATAGATCaggtgtgggcaactccagtcctcaggggccaccaaccaGTTTGGTTttcagatatccctgctttagcacaggtggctcaattaaagactgtaccacctgtgctgaagcaggaatattctgaaaacatgacctgttggtggcccttgaggactggagttgcccgcccctggtaTAGAGGAGAACACATTCAATTACCAGTGCACTTATTCATCAAGACTCAAAATACTGATCAAATTGTAACACTATTCGGCTATATTCAGATGGAACAGGCCCAAGTCTCAGTTCAATACTACCACTTGATACAGTTGCAACAAATATTTTTGAAGACCTCTACAGGTATACAATGCAGTGTGTCCACAGAACAAGGTTATTGAAATTATTACTATGCTCTAAAACAGgttttacatttatatacattttagacAAAACAAATTGGCCCACATAGCTATTATGAGGCATACAGACATAGCCCACTTAATTTCAATAGGTAATAGAATTACAGCAGATGCCCAAATAAGATGATAAAACTAAAAATACTATAGAACAGATAAGGATTCCAATTATTACCCccctgaaaaaaaaatatatataaatagttcTTCCCCCTATCTAATTTCCCCATGCAGTCATGCAGGACAGATGAGAATGCTGCGTAACATATACAATGATTATTTGCAATACACAAGGGGGCGTATAAAGAAATAATGGCACATGTGAGCGCCCATGTACATTAAGACTTAGGGGCACAGTAGTATTTGgacaatatacatttttattgatctgGGCTAACATGAAAAAATTACAGTGTCCATTAAATATTAAACAAAGATAGATTTACGGATTAGCCTTCTGTCTAGAAGAGGATCCCTGAGGGACAAACCAGATCTTCCGCCTCAAAGGAATGTGTTCTCAGATACTTTCCTTTTAGATGTACTATAGTACGTCTGTTTAATATTCAATAAGTAATGGAGCTTTAAGCCTGGAGCAGATGTTCTCTTTTATTGAACTAATATACAGCAGCTTTGAGGCACAGAACGTGAAAACTGGTTTGTGATATTTATGCTGTAGCCTCAATAAAGTGCAGTTTGAGGGATTAATTCCACTGTCTGCCTGATGGATAGAGTAAATATTTCACATAATTAAAATACTTTTCGTGTACTATGTACATTCTAAAACCAACTAGTTAACAGATGTAAATTATGCCATTCTTATGCAGCCATATCTACAAACAAGATACTTGTGACGTCTTCAAAGTTCATGCACAAACTACATCTCGTATTCAATGAATTATTTGCAGGTCATACTACCTATTGCTGGGCTTACAAGATACTTCTACGTTAAATGTTACTAAGAAGAGTCTGCCTCAAATGCACATCTTCTACACAAAAAAACTTGACAAGATACCCAAttaaatgacttttttttttttatatatatatatctatactaaaTTGGGTCTGCCAAGTAAGGCTACTGGTACATCTAGCATGGACATACATTGAAGGCTATTCTACGTTCTTGCTAGAGGTAAGATTGTGGAAACCCACGTGTCAGAATAATATAAAGTTACAAAACATCCAAGCTCAATAACGTCAGAAATGCAGTGATGATAAAGCTTGGAAAGAACATACTTGAAGCCCTGAAACACTGCAGCCCCAGATATCAGCATTGCAGACAATATATATAGCAGAAGTCTTCCCAACTTGCTGTGTCACCATGTTCTACCTATTGCTACAGTGATTACTATATTACAGTGGAAAAACTACATCAGAAAGCAAGAAgaaaagtggtggtggggggcggggggagtgtTACCAGCACTCAATGACCATATAATAGCAAATTGGAATATGCCAAAAAATGAATTTTGGCATATTCCTAGTTGCTATTATGATATGATCATTGAGTGCtgggaccccccaccccccttcccgaTATTTGGGAGGAATAAGGGTCCTTCCGGTTCCCTTGCGCACCTTTGATCCTGTTTACATCATAAGCATGTGCAGGCAAATATGGACTATATGGACTGGAAATAAGTGGAAGGAATTTCtctccacagccccccccccctccccggtccccctcctctcactactATTGTACATCAGAAGACAGATGTAGCAATGCATTTGTGGGCaaaatttatcaaagaaaacaatCCAAAAATCAAAGTAGgacttttttttctttgaaatatTTAGAGCTATTTTATGCCCATGAATGCAAATACAAAAGACCCTCACATGTACAAGAGCTGCACCTTtacacttggggggggggggggggggaagtgggactattaagcataaaaaaaGTGGgactattaagcataaaaaaaaaaaagttgacattTTTCCAAGGTTTTTCCAAGGTTTTTCTTTTCGCCAAATTCAGTAGCAATTTACATTCTTTTATTTTGTTTGTATCAATGCAAAATAGAACAAAgttgaattattttttttaaacggatcATTGTAACTTTCAGAAGTCTTTAGTGGGATATCAAAGAAAATGTGTTTCTGGGAAACGGCACCATTTTTTGCTGTGTGTTGCACCATACGCGTACGGTGGTGGTTGTTTGCGATGCTCCTTACTGTACGTGGCACAGTTTGCTGTACAGGAGGTTAACTTCACCTCAGACACTGTGGATTTCTAGGCACAAAACCAGATACATCTCATATGTGCTTCAGGTAACTCCAATAGACACTCCCCAAACAATAAAAATGATGCACTCagggcaaaactggagcaaagtgCTTTCATATGCAGAGGCACAGAGTGAAaatttctctgtgtgtatcaAAAGTGaggcaaatgtaaaaaaaagcaccttgtatattttatcattttgatTTAAAAAGGTCTAATAAATACTTATGGTGCAAACACGAGGGATGTCTCTAGAATACAAACATGTTTTCAACAGCCTATTTGACTTGCGTAATAACAGGGTCCAATTGTGACAATTACTGAACTGATACAACTTGCATCAATAAGAGGTGTGCATGCATTTTCAGCGCTTACCATACGGTCCTGAAAATGCAGGGACACCATTTTGTTAGCTCTTAATGCCCTGAAATTTGCTGCATATTTGTACAGTACCATAGACTGACCTCGCTGACATGAAATAGCATTAGTATCACTCCTGTAACTTTGCTGTTCCCCATAATTGTTGTttctttaaattaaaaaaaaaattcacatttaTGGTTACTGCCAAAAAGAACAGATTACAAAACAAAAGAGGCCCCCTTTTTTCTTTAGGTCATGCATTCTCCAGTGCAACGATTCTGGGGATGCCATATGAAGACAATTTGCGTAAAATGGatgcaaaaataataattttcatcATTTATCGTCTAAATATCCAAcactttgctccagttttgccggGTCAGCCTTTGAAGTGGAGAATGTCAGTGGGAGCAATTACACGATGCACAGAATATAAATGGCATCACGTTCTGTCAGATtgtgtcatttttatttttatttaccatCTACCAACATGAAAACATGTGTACATATTTCTTCCATTGGGTAAAACGCTGTGTCGAATGCAGGAATCTTACATTTAAtgcaagcaaaaaaaataaataaaattgatcAACGtagcaaaacacatttttcttaacACTAGTTACACTGATGCAAGACGCCTTTAATGTTTAGTTCATTAGCAGAGTCAAATTTAAAACCACCTTGTACTCCAGTTTCTTCAAATTTGATGCACGTGTTAGACTGAGCTGCTGCAAAAAACGGGAAGATATTCTCATTATCATGCGTCTCTAAACTCCTCCGTAAGTACTCATAAATATTACCCAACTTACAAACCAACACAAATGGAGCAAAGTACCTCAAAAAAACGGAAACCAACAGCTACGTGGTAAAATGACTGACTTAACCAGAAGCTCTGCACTTTGAGCTTAGTAAATAGGCCTATATTACTCCTGCTTAGTGGAGCAAGTCTTCCCCTTCAACAAAATTGCCACCTGGTAAATGGAGAGCCAAATGTCTGTGTTCGTGTTGCCTGATTGTATATGAGAATGTGTTCATATGAATGGCAACTGAAAAAGGAGTTCCCAAAAGCCATCAGAAAACTCAAGTTGATGAAACAAGATTCATAGCCAGCTGGTCATTCCTGGACAAATTTACACAAAGCCAGCATTAGTTGGTGTTGCAGCTTAACAGGTTTAATGCCTGTGGCGTTACAAAACACCAATATACATTAAACAAATCAAAAGGTAATTTGGCATGAATCCCACTGGAATTATGAATGACTTGCAGTAAAGTGCTAGCACAAAATCGATCAGCAGTATTGTTGCCATTCTAATTTATTAAGTGTCAGTCTTCATGTCCTTCAAACGGTCCTGTAAATCTCTGCACAAACCTGCTACCTGCAAAAGATGCAACTGAGAATGACCCACCAAAAGCACCAAAGACCGCCTGAAAGCCCAATGCAAATACACCCCAGATTCCACTTAGTATGTCTATGCCAACGTTGGGTATGGCACAAACCGTATAATAAGGGAAGCAGGCCATATCATGGAGAAATCTCACTGGTATCCGAAGTATCATACATACAACAGATAATATATTGTTAATAATTCGTACAAAGCCACAAATAATGTTTGCAAACACACGGAGGACATCACAAGGGATGTTGAACAAAACTTTGCTTAACGCAAAAATATAGGTAGTGGCTGCTGTCCAGATCCAGTACAGTCTTCCAAATATCAAGTTACAAATTTGTTTGACAAGAAACCACACTAGGTACATCAGACTTTTCACAATTTCgtacacaatgcacacaaagaATTGAACAAATCGAAAAAACGGCCCTGTCGCCTTCACTGGAGGTTCTGCCTCCACTTGACGTAAGGATTCCGATACTTTTATTCGCTCGGGGTGTGTTGTGCCTCCTCCACACTGGTTGGAAAATAAGTTAACTCCAGCAGGAAGTTTGTTCTCAAGTTCTTCCACGGTTACATCTTCTAAACCATCTAAATCAGCAGTTTGCTTAATGAACCCAATGGACCAAGGTTCAAGGATGTTACAGCAAGCTGCAAGCCACACAGCCTCAGGAACAGACACCTTATCATTCATGTTAAGACCAGAAGTAATGGCACCGACAAGAAGATGTAGTTTCTCTCCATCTCCACAGTAAGGTAGCAGTCCTTCTTTAATTAGGTGTTCAACATCCGTGGCCCATTTTTCCTTGAAGCTCGGTGTAAATGGCAGTGTGTTAGTAAGCGCATATGCCACTCCATGATGGAGCGACCCTGGTTGGTAATCCGAAGAGGCGTAATCTTCTTCCAAGGCCTGGTTCGCACCAAGATTTCCAATGTGCTCTGCGACATCTGCTGCATTAGTCATTTCCTCCAGACTGCTTCCTGCATCATCCAGCTGAAATATTAAAGAGAAATAAAAATGAGCATGCTGTGTTTATGCTGAACACATTCATTAGGAGTGTTGTAGTGGGAAAAAAATACAACACTTGAACTACACATAAGCCTACTAGAACATAGGCTGCTATCTTGAACCAATTCTGCACcatggcacgcacacacacacttaaccTCACTCTAGTTTATGAGCACCATATGTATGTTGTTTATCTCTGCTGTATTCAttttacaccacacacacaccttgccaTTTGTTTTGGTGGAGAGCACCATCAAGGGATTTCTTCTCTCtatggccgcagcagtacatttttTTGGTCTTATGGCCTAGCATCGCTTTGTTAATACAGCCTTCTATCTTTGGGTTACCtacgtacaggcataccccgcattaacgtgcacaatgggaccggagcatgtatgtactgtaaagcgaaaatgcacttaaagtgaagcactacctttttcccacttattggtgcatgtactgtactgcaatcgtcataaacgtgcataactgatgtaaataacgcatttgtaacaggctctatagtctccccacttgcgcacagcttcggtacaggtagggagccattAGTGCTGTTCAGgaggtgctgacaggcgcatgggCGAGCTGCCTTTTGCCTATTGGTACACactccttactcacgagtgtacttaaagtgagtgtccttaaaccggggtatgcctgtacttcttATACCTTGTAAACTAGGTCAAGGCTACTATGTTAGGCATAAAAACCAAATTGCCGTATTGCGATTACATTCTTCACGGCTGTTACTTTACTCCAGTATATCTGGAGCCGAGCTTTTAATGCAAAGTAATGTATATAAACCCAAATGCCCACAACATATGCACAAAACATGTTTATCAACACACACTGCTAAACCCTTCTTTCTCCACGGAGCCATACATGTATAGGGTGACCATCCACCATCCATTGACAAAGTGCTTCAGTCACCATCTGCAGTGGTCAAAGTAGCTTAAAAAGGTAGTGGCCTGTGTGACTAAGACCCAGTTAAAAGCTATTCTGAACATTTCACAAAGGATGTATACAACATTTATGCTTAGAAAGCAGGAAGGGGAAAAGGGCTTCCTAAAATAAATAGTTTTCATAAATTAAAACGTTGAACCATTAGTCTGTCAATACAAAATAAAGTAGTGGTGATACTCT
This genomic interval carries:
- the ENDOD1 gene encoding endonuclease domain-containing 1 protein — translated: MMKAAVLLLCLATLPCLPVARLVQEGEDGFAECNEYFHQGSPPQGFAAPSQAKICQKRNGETQFATLYDTQGRVPVYSAFTYRPGAAGDGGSWMIEPQLDDAGSSLEEMTNAADVAEHIGNLGANQALEEDYASSDYQPGSLHHGVAYALTNTLPFTPSFKEKWATDVEHLIKEGLLPYCGDGEKLHLLVGAITSGLNMNDKVSVPEAVWLAACCNILEPWSIGFIKQTADLDGLEDVTVEELENKLPAGVNLFSNQCGGGTTHPERIKVSESLRQVEAEPPVKATGPFFRFVQFFVCIVYEIVKSLMYLVWFLVKQICNLIFGRLYWIWTAATTYIFALSKVLFNIPCDVLRVFANIICGFVRIINNILSVVCMILRIPVRFLHDMACFPYYTVCAIPNVGIDILSGIWGVFALGFQAVFGAFGGSFSVASFAGSRFVQRFTGPFEGHED